CTGGACATGAGAACGCCCCGCCCGGGCCCCGAGGACCGGGCGGGGCGTCTCTGTGCGACGGGAGGGCCGTCCGTGGGCTCAGGCGGTCACGGCCGGCCGGAACCGGACGCCCATGGTGTGGCGGCCGAGCCGGGCGGCGGCAGGCTCAGGCCACCAGGCCCGCCGCGTTCAGCGTGTACGTCGTCAGGGGTTCGTAGAAGCGGGGGTCCAGGACGTGGTCGTCCAGGGGGATCGTGACCTGCATCGTGCCCTCCGCCTCGCCGATGAAGAGCGCGGGGTCGTTGCAGTCCGCGTAGCCGACGGAGTCCACGCCCCGCTGGCCCGCGCGCCCGGCCCAGCCGTGGTCGGCGATGACGAGGTCCGGGCGTCCGGACTCGCCGAGCGCGTCGAGGATCGCGTTCATCGGCTCCGGGGAGTGGGTGTGCCACAGGCTCGCGCCGCGCTCGAAGACGGCGACGTCGGCGAACTGCACGACGTACCCCTCGTCGGCGACGAGCCCGCCCGGGATCCGGACGATGTCGCAGCCCTGGGCGCGCAGCGCGGCCGCGACCCGGCTGTGCACGTCGATGAGCGCGCCGGGGTGCCCGGTCGCGAAGAGGACCCGCTCACGGCTGGCGGCGGCCTTGCGGAGGCGGGCGGCCATCCGGTCGAGGCCGTCGACGGTGAGTTCGGGGTCGATGGTGTCCTGGCCGGCCCGGTGCGCCGGGTCGTCGACGACGCCGCACCGCTCGGCCATGACGGCGAGCACGTCCTGCTCGTCGGTCCAGCGGTCGCCGAGTTCGAGGCCGAGCCAGTAGTGCCGGTCGCCGTTGGCGAGCTTGCGGTAGTGGGAGAGGTTGTTGTCGCGCGGGGTGGCGACGTCTCCCGCGATCCGGGTGCGGACGAGGTGCTCGACGAGGGCGGGGCGGCTGAGTATCGGCATGAGGTTCATTCTGGCCGAGCCCCGGAGGCGAAGAGCAACCCGTTCCGGCCCGTGGACTACGCGCCCAGCGCCCCGAACGCCCCGTGCGCCAGCTTCCGCAGCAGGTCCTCCATGGGCCCGCGGCCGAGTGCGGCCAGGTGGGGGGTCGAGTTGAGGAGGCCGAAGACGGCGTGGACAGCCGTGCGGGACTCGGACTCCCCCGCGTCGGGGTACAGCTCGCGGACGACGGCGACCCAGAGTTCGACGTACTGCCGCTGGAGCTGCCGGACCCGCTTGCGGTCCTCGTCCTTGAGCCGGTCGAGCTCGCGGTCGTGGAGGGTGATGAGCGGCCGGTCGTCGAGGGCGAAGTCGATGTGCCCGTCGATGAGGGAGCCGAGGAGGACGACCGGGTCCCCGTCGGCCTCGGCCACGCGCAGCTGTCCGCCGGAGAGCAGCCGCTCGCTGATGCCCACCAGGAGCTCGGCGAGCATCGCGTCCTTGCCGGGGAAGTGGCGGTAGAGGCCGGGGCCGCTGATGCCGACCGCCGCTCCTATCTCGTCCACGCCCACGCCGTGGAACCCACGCTCGGCGAAGAGGCGGGCGGCCTCCTTGAGGATCTGCTCGCGGCGGGTCGGCGCGTCCATCCGCGTCGGGCTGGTGGTCATGGATTCGATTCTAGACAACCCGGTTAGCGGTCGTTAACCTGGGCGACATACGTTAACGCTCATTAACCGAGCAAGGGAGCTCGAGGGATGCAGCAGGCACCTGTGCTGACGAGCGCGGCGGATCCCGCGTCCGCGGCCTGGCAGGCCAATGAGGCGGCCCATCACGAGCTGGCGGCGACCCTGCGCGCCAAGCTCGCGGCGGCCGCCCTGGGTGGCGGTGAGAAGTCCAGGGCCCGGCACACCGCGCGCGGCAAGCTGCTGCCGCGGGACCGGGTGGACACGCTCCTCGACCCGGGCTCGCCCTTCCTGGAGCTGGCCCCGCTCGCGGCGAACGGCATGTACGGCGACCAGGCCCCGGCCGCCGGCGTCATCGCGGGCATCGGCCGGGTCTCCGGCCGCGAGTGCGTGATCGTCGCCAACGACGCGACCGTCAAGGGCGGCACGTACTACCCGATGACGGTGAAGAAGCACCTGCGCGCCCAGGAGGTGGCACTGGAGAACCGTCTCCCCTGCCTCTACCTGGTCGACTCGGGCGGCGCGTTCCTGCCGATGCAGGACGAGGTCTTCCCGGACCGGGAGCACTTCGGCCGGATCTTCTACAACCAGGCCCGGATGTCCGGCGCGGGCATCCCGCAGATCGCGGCGGTCCTCGGCTCGTGTACGGCCGGCGGCGCGTACGTCCCGGCGATGAGCGACGAGGCCGTGATCGTACGGAACCAGGGCACGATCTTCCTGGGCGGTCCGCCGCTGGTGAAGGCGGCGACCGGCGAGGTCGTCACGGCCGAGGAGCTCGGCGGCGGCGAGGTCCACTCGCGGATCTCCGGCGTCACCGACCACCTCGCCGAGGACGACGCCCACGCGCTGCGCATCGTCCGGAACATCGTGGCCACGCTCCCCGACCGCGGCCCGCTGCCCTGGAAGGTCGAGCCGGCCGAGGAGCCGAAGGTCGACCCGTACGGTCTGTACGGCGCGGTGCCGGTGGACTCCCGCACCCCGTACGACGTGCGCGAGGTGATCGCCCGGGTCGTGGACGGCTCCCGCTTCCAGGAGTTCAAGTCCGAGTACGGGCAGACGCTGATCACCGGCTTCGCCCGGATCCACGGCCACCCGGTCGGCATCGTCGCCAACAACGGCATCCTGTTCGCCGAGTCCGCCCAGAAGGGCGCGCACTTCATCGAGCTGTGCGACCAGCGCGGGATCCCGCTGGTGTTCCTGCAGAACATCACCGGCTTCATGGTCGGCAAGGCGTACGAGCACGGCGGCATCGCCAAGCACGGCGCGAAGATGGTGACGGCGGTCGCCACGACCCGCGTCCCGAAGCTGACGGTCGTCGTCGGCGGTTCGTACGGCGCGGGCAACTACTCGATGTGCGGCAGGGCGTACTCCCCCCGCTTCCTGTGGATGTGGCCCAACGCCAAGATCTCGGTCATGGGCGGCGAGCAGGCCGCGTCCGTCCTCGCGACGGTCAAGCGCGACCAGCTCGGCGACGAGTGGAGCGCCGAGGACGAGGAGGCCTTCAAGGCCCCGATCCGCGAGCAGTACGAGACGCAGGGCAGCGCCTACTACGCGACCGCCCGGCTGTGGGACGACGGGGTCATCGACCCACTGGAGACCCGGCAGGTCCTCGGCCTCGCCCTGACCGCCTGTGCCAACGCGCCCCTGGGTGACCCCCAGTTCGGCGTCTTCCGGATGTGAAGGGCTCCCAGAAGATGCAGAGCATGTTCGACACCGTCCTCGTGGCCAACCGGGGCGAGATCGCCGTCCGCGTCATCCGCACCCTGCGGGAGCTCGGCGTGCGCTCGGTGGCCGTCTACAGCGACGCGGACGCCGACGCCCGGCACGTACGGGAGGCGGACACCGCGGTACGGATCGGTCCGCCGCCGGCCGCCGAGTCCTATCTGGCCGTCCCCGCGCTGCTCGACGCGGCGAAGCGGACCGGCGCGCAGGCCGTCCACCCCGGCTACGGGTTCCTCGCGGAGAACGCCGGCTTCGCGCAGGCCTGCGCGGACGCGGGCCTCGTCTTCATCGGGCCCTCCGCCGAGGCGATCGCCCTCATGGGCGACAAGATCCGGGCGAAGGCGACCGTGAAGGCCGCCGGCGTGCCGGTCGTGCCCGGCGCGGCCGACCCGGAGATCGCCGCCGCGGCCCGCGAACTGGGGGCGCCCGTCCTGCTGAAGCCCAGCGCGGGCGGCGGCGGCAAGGGCATGCGCCTGGTGCGGGACCTGGCGGTCCTGGACGAGGAGATCGCGGCGGCCCGCCGGGAGGCGCGGGCGTCCTTCGGCGACGACACGCTGCTCGTGGAGCGGTGGATCGACCGGCCCCGGCACATCGAGATCCAGGTCCTGGCGGACGCCCACGGGAACGTGGTGCACCTGGGCGAGCGCGAGTGCTCGCTCCAGCGCCGCCACCAGAAGATCATCGAGGAGGCGCCGAGCGTCCTCCTCGACGAGACGACCCGCGCGGCGATGGGCGCGGCGGCCGTGGAGGCCGCCCGGTCCTGCGGCTATGTCGGCGCGGGAACGGTCGAGTTCATCGTCCCGGGCGGTGACCCGTCCGCGTACTACTTCATGGAGATGAACACCCGTCTCCAGGTCGAGCACCCCGTGACCGAACTGATCACCGGGCTCGACCTGGTGGAGTGGCAGCTGCGGGTCGCCGCCGGTGAGCCGCTCGGCTTCGGCCAGGACGACGTCCGGCTGGACGGCTGGGCGGTCGAGGCCCGGATCTGCGCCGAGGACCCCTCTCGCGGGTTCCTGCCCTCGGGCGGCACGGTCCTCGCCCTGGACGAGCCGCAGGGGGACGGTGTACGGACGGACTCGGGTCTGCTCGAAGGCAGCGAGGTCTCCTCCCTCTACGACCCGATGCTGTCGAAGGTCATCGTCCACGCGGCCGACCGGCCGACGGCCCTGCGGAAGCTCCGCGCGGCCCTCGCCGACCTGGTCACCCTGGGCGTCCCCACGAATGCCGGCTTCCTCCGCCGCCTCCTCGCCCACCCGGACGTGGTGTCCGGGGCGATGGACACGGGCCTGGTCGAGCGGGACGCGGAGAGCCTGGTCCCCCAGGGCGTACCGGACGAGGTGTACGCGGCGGCGGCCGCCGTACGGCTCGCGGGGCTGGCCCCGGCGCCCCGGGACGGCTGGACCGATCCGTTCGACGTGCCGAGCGGGTGGCGCCTCGGCGGCGCCCCGAAGCCGCTCGCCTTCCCGTTCCGGGTACCGGGACTCGAACCGGTGACGGCGGAGGCCCCGGCCGGCTCCCGGGTCACGGCTACCGAGGTGACCGTCACCGTGGACGGCATCACCCACGCCTTCCGCCGCGCGGGCGAATGGCTCGGCCGGGACGGCGATTCCTGGCACGTCCTGGACCACGACCCCGTCGAGGCCGCGCTCTCCGGCGCCCGGCACGGCGGTGCCGACACGCTCGCCGCGCCCATGCCCGGCACCGTCACCGTCGTGAAGGTGGCCGTCGGGGACGAGGTGGAGGCCGGGCAGAGTCTGCTCGTCGTCGAGGCGATGAAGATGGAGCACGTCATCTCCGCCCCGCACGCCGGCACCGTCACCGAGCTGGACGTCACGCCCGGCACCACCGTCGCCATGGACCAGATCCTGGCCGTCGTCGCGCCCCGCGAGGAGGAAGAGGCATGAGCACCGGACTGCCCATGACCGTCCCCGACCCCGCGCTCCCCGCCCGGGTCCGGATCCACGAGGTCGGTGCCCGGGACGGGCTGCAGAACGAGAAGACGGCCGTCCCGACCGAGGTGAAGGCCGAGTTCGTGCGGCGGCTCGCCGCCGCGGGCCTGACGACCATCGAGGCGACCAGCTTCGTGCACCCGAAGTGGGTGCCCCAGCTCGCCGACGCCGAGGAGCTGTTCCCGCAGGTCCGTGACCTTCCGGTACGGCTCCCGGTGCTGGTGCCGAACGAGCGCGGTCTCGACCGGGCCCTCGCCCTCGGCGCCCGTGAGGTCGCCGTGTTCGCCTCGGCGACCGAGTCCTTCGCGAAGGCCAACCTGAACCGGACCGTCGACGAGGCGCTCGCGATGTTCGCGCCGACCGTCACCCGGGCCATAGAGGCCGGTCTGAAGGTCCGCGGCTACCTCTCGATGTGCTTCGGCGACCCCTGGGAGGGCGCCGTCCCCGTCGAGCAGGTCGTCCGGGTGACGAAGGCCCTCGCCGACATGGGCTGCGACGAGCTGAGCCTCGGGGACACGATCGGCGTCGCGACCCCGGGCCACGTCCAGGCCCTCCTCACCGCCCTGAACGAGGGCGGGGTGCCCACCTCCCGTATCGCCGTGCACTTCCACGACACGTACGGGCAGGCCCTGTCCAACACCCTCGCGGCCCTGCGCCACGGGGTGACCACGGTCGACGCCTCCGCGGGCGGCCTCGGCGGCTGCCCGTACGCGAAGAGCGCGACCGGCAATCTCGCCACCGAGGACCTCGTGTGGATGCTCGACGGTCTCGGCATCGAGACCGGGGTCGATCTGGCCGCCCTCACCGCCACAAGCGTGTGGATGGCCGAACAGCTGGGCCGGCCCAGCCCCTCCCGTACCGTCCGCGCCCTCTCCCACAAGGAGTGACGAAAGACATGTCCCTCGACCACCGGCTCACCGAAGAGCACGAGGAACTCCGCCGTACCGTCGAGGAGTTCGCCCACGACGTCGTGGCGCCGAAGATCGGCGACTTCTACGAGCGGCACGAGTTCCCGTACGAGATCGTCCGCGAGATGGGCCGCATGGGCCTGTTCGGGCTGCCGTTCCCCGAGGAGTACGGCGGCATGGGCGGCGACTACCTGGCGCTCGGCATCGCCCTGGAGGAGCTGGCCCGGGTCGACTCCTCCGTGGCCATCACCCTGGAGGCGGGCGTCTCGCTGGGCGCCATGCCGGTCTTCCGCTTCGGTACGGAGGAGCAGAAGCGCGAGTGGCTGCCGAAGCTGTGCGCCGGCGAGATGCTCGGCGCGTTCGGCCTGACCGAGCCCGGCGCCGGCAGTGACGCGGGCGGCACCCGGACGACGGCGGTCCGCGACGGCGACGAGTGGGTCATCAACGGCTCGAAGTGCTTCATCACCAACTCCGGTACGGACATCACGGGTCTGGTGACGGTCACCGCGGTCACCGGCCGCAAGCCCGACGGGCGTCCGCTGATCTCCTCGATCATCGTGCCGTCCGGCACCCCGGGCTTCACGGTCGCCGCCCCGTACTCCAAGGTCGGCTGGAACGCCTCGGACACCCGCGAGCTCTCCTTCGACGACGTCCGCGTCCCGGTGGAGAACCTCCTCGGCGAGGAGGGCCGGGGGTACGCGCAGTTCCTGCGGATCCTGGACGAGGGCCGGGTCGCGATCGCGGCGCTCGCGACGGGCCTCGCGCAGGGCTGTGTGGACGAGTCGGTGAAGTACGCGAAGGAACGTCACGCCTTCGGATCGCCGATCAGCACCTACCAGGCCGTCCAGTTCAAGATCGCCGACATGGAGATGAAGGCCCACATGGCCCGCATCGGCTGGCGGGACGCGGCTTCCCGGCTGGTCCTCGGCGAGTCGTTCAAGAAGGAGGCGGCGATCGCGAAGCTGTACTCCTCCACGGTGGCGGTGGACAACGCCCGCGAGGCGACCCAGATCCACGGCGGCTACGGCTTCATGAACGAGTACCCGGTGGCCCGCATGTGGCGCGACTCGAAGATCCTGGAGATCGGCGAGGGCACCAGCGAGGTCCAGCGGATGCTGATCGCCCGCGAGCTCGGCCTGCCCGCCTGACGGGGCAGGTGAGAGAGAAGGGGCGCGCGGCTCAGGCCGCGCGCCCCTTGTCGTTCTGCCAGTTGTCGTTCTGCTAGCCGGCCGTCACTCCGGCACCCCGGCCGGGCGTGTCGTTCCAGTCCCGGATCCGGGCCGCGAGGTCCGCGAGCCGCGTGTCGAGCGGGCCGACGGCGATGTAGAAGAGGGACTCGTCCACGGGCTTGTCGTCACCGCCCCACCGGACCACGCCGCCGCATTCCGCGAGGACGGCGCGGACGGCGTCGAGCTGGAGCGGGAACAGCGAGCCCTGCGTGGCCCCGATCCCCGGGCGGATCCGCACGGCGGTGCCGGAGGCGAGGTTCGACTCCGGATGGCGGCGGCGCACCTCCTTGGCGGGGCGCCAGCCGACGAGGTCGCCGGTGTGCAGCTCCTCCACCTCGTAGTGGAAGCGGCGCACGACGTGGAGCAGGACGGTCTCGACGTCGCCGATCCACACCGGCACGTCGAGGCCGGTGCCGGACACCGAGCGCGTCCACACCTGGGAGTCGCGGTCGACGTTGGTCTGGATCGTCCAGCCGTTCGCGGACGTCGCCGGACGCTTGGGCTTCCGGGTCCCCGCGACGGCGGCCGTGGCGGCCCCCGTGCCGGCTCCCGTGCCCGGCGCGGCCGTGGCGGTGGCGGACAGGACCGGGCTCAGGGCGGCGGCCGCGCCCACGACGGCGGCGGTCCGGACGACCGTACGCCGCGTCATCTTCTGCTGCATGTGCTTCGTTCTCCTCTCAAGTCTTCTCAGAACAGCCCGATCGCGAAGAAAGGCGCCAGGGAAGCCACCGCGCACACCGTCCAGAACACGGCCCTCGGCACCGGCGTCCGGCGCCTCAGGCGCACGTTCACCAGGCCCCAGACGAGGCCGTAGAGCCCGACGACCGGTACGACGATGACCAGCCACAGCCACATGCCGTCGTTCTCGTTCGGGTCCCGCTCCGTCCACCCGAGGGCGGCGAGCGGTCCGTTGGCCAGGACGTACCAGACCAGGAAGACCGGAACGATTCCCGGCACGCCGAGCAGCAGGTTCACCCCGGCCGGCACGAGCAGCTTCCTCATGTGCACATTCTTCGCGATCGGTGGGGGCCGCTAGACGCGGCAGAGCGCGTTGTAGTTCTCCAGGACCTGGTACAGGCCGACGAGCTCCTGCCCGTACTTCTGCGCGTCGGGGCCGGTGCCGTTGTACCGGGCCAGCAGCGCCTGCGTGTCGGCGAGGCTGGTGGTCAGCGACGGCGAGGGAATGCTCAGCTGATAGGAGTTGTACATCGTGAGGTACGCGACGGAGCGGATGTTGTACTCGACGTCCTGGTTGAGCTGGTCCCAGACCGCCTTCTTGTCGGCGGTTGTCAGCGGGGGCGTGTTGAGGTAGCCCTGCTGGATGCAGTAGTTCCGGGCATCGATGGTCACCCAGGCGAAGATCTGGCCCCAGCCCGTGCTGCAGTCGTCGTCCAGGCCGGCCTTCACGGCCTCGTCGGCGACCACGTCGCCCGCGTTCAGCTTGCGCAGCTCCCACAGGACGGGGGCCTGGATGAGCGCCTTGCGGATCTTGAGCGTCCTGGCGAGGTTGGTGAACAGCCAGTCGTAGCTGAGGACCGCGTCGAAGGCCTCGGTGGTGGTGTTGACGCCGTAGGTGACCCAGTCGTCGTCGACCCAGCCCTCGCCGCCCGTCTCCGGGACGCCGATGGAGGTGAGGTAGGACTGGACGTCCGCGAGCATGGACGCCCGGTACTTGGTCTTGTCGAAGTCCCGGTCCAGGCCGGAGACGATGCCCGCCGGCGGGTAGAAGTCGTTCTGACCCTGGTCCCGGCCGGAGGCCATGTCGTTGTCGATGTTGATGGCGCCGGTGCCGGAGCCGACCGTGATCGTGGAGATCTGGTCGAAGGCCCACTTCGTCGGCAGCGGGTAGCCGAGGTTTCCGGAGAAGCCGGCCGACATGTCGGAGACGAAGGCGGTCTCGGCGTAGCCGGCGTCGGTGACGCGCTGGCAGATGTTGCGCGGGCCGTAGACGCCGACCCGGTAGCCCGAGTTCTCCGCGACGGTGCGGGAGATGCCGCGGAAGTGCGGGAGGATGAAGTCGGTGACCTCGCCGTCCATGGCGTCGTAGTCGACGGCGAAGTAGATGATCGTGCCCGGCTTGAAGCCGTGCGCCTTGGCCCATTCGACGGCGTTGGACGCGTCGACGCAGCCCTGGCCGTACTTGAAGTAGCTCGCCGAGTCGGAGAACGTCTGGTAGATCGGGAAGCAGCGCAGCCCGGCCCCCCTGATCGTCTCCAGCTCGCCCGGCTGGATCTGCTTCTCCGGCAGGCTGGTCTTCGAGGGGTTGTAGAGGTACCGGCCCACGTAGGCGTACCCCGCGTTGACGAGGGTCTGGGCGCGCTCCGGCGTGATCTTGGTGACGCAGTCGCAGGCGCTGCCCTTGCGGGTCTGGTCGCCGTACGAGACGAGGAGCGAGGACCAGGTGGCGTAGTCGCCGACGCCGGTGACCGGCAGCATGGAGAAGGCCTGGAAGCTCTCGACCTCGCTCTGGACCCCGCCGGTGAACTCGCCGAAGATGACGTTGCGCTTGTTCAGGACCATGGCGGCCGTGAACAGGTACGCCCAGGTGCTGCTGTTGCCCTGGCCGACGGTGTGGGACTTCAGGCCGGACTGGGTGCCGGGGCCGAAGTTGCCGTTGGCGACGCCGTCCGCCATGCCCAGCTCGTACTGGATGGCGAACAGCATGGACTTGGCGACGTCGCGGGAGTGGTGACCGTCGCAGGGGATGATGTAGAAGTCCCGGCGGTTCACGTAGCGCGCGTTCAGCCACCGCTGGACGGTGCGGATCTGCTCGTTGGCGCCCGCGGTGCTGACGTAGGCGTCCATGTTGAGCAGGCCCTTGACGACCTTCGGCTCGAGGGAGGTGCCCGGGTAGGCGCCGTCGACGCCCATGTGCAGCTTGAGCTGGGCCACGGCGCTCTGGACCCGGCTGTTGTAGATGCCGTCGATCTCGCCGCCGTCGTAGCCCTTGCAGTACAGGGCGGACTGGATGATGCGGCAGAAGTTCGCCGACGGCATCGTGGAGGCGTTGAGGCTCGGGTACTTCGACTGCAGCGTCGACAGCGTGGTGGGGCCGAAAGCGTTCGACAGGCTGGTGAGGCCCATCTCGTACTGGAGGGCCCGGGTGAGGGCGTACATGACCGTCCAGCCGGTCTTGCCGTCCTCTTCCAGCTTGGATATGCCCAGCATCGCCCCGTTGTTGTAGGTCGAGTTGATGAAGCGCTGGGCCCTCTCGACCATAGCGTCGGCCATGGATCTCCTTCGTTCTGTGGCAACGCACGCGGAGAGGCGTCACGCCGTCGCCGAAACGAGGAGCCCCCTCTCCTGAAATCAGCCAGACCCTAGCAGCGAATTCCCCTCTATTGATCAAGATGAGGTTAGGCTAACCTCAGTTCCATGACGCATGCCGAGACCGCCCCCTTCCAGTTCTTCTCCCTCCAGGTCGACCGGACACGGCGACTCGGCCCTTCCCTGGTCCGGATCACCTTCACCGGGGACGACTTGAAGAACTTCGCCGCCGGGGGCCGCGATCAGTCGCTCTCCCTCTTCCTGCCGCACCCTGGCCAGAAAGCGCCGGTCCTGCCACCCCTGGACAACCCGGACATGTACGCCATCCTGGGCGCCTGGCGCGCGATGCCCGACGACGAGCGGGCCGTGATGCGCTCGTACACCGTCCGCGAGCAGCGCACGACCCCCGTGAACGAGGTCGACATCGACTTCGCCCTCCACGCTGAGACATCAGCCGCCGGCACGGCGGGCGTCGGACCGGCCTGCCGCTGGGCGAGCCGCGCCGAGCCCGGCGACCGGGTGGTCGTCCTGGGCCCGGCGGTCGCCGAGAACACCGGTGTCCGCTTCCAACTGCCCGAGGACGCCGACTCCGTACTGATCTGGGCCGACGAGACGGCCCTCCCCGCCACCTCCGCGATCCTGGAGTGGCTGCCGGCCGAGACCCGCGCCCAAGTGTTCCTCGAAGTGCCGTTCTCCGGCGACCGGACGGAGCTCGCTACCGAGGCGGACGCCACGGTCACCTGGCTCGTACGGGAGGAGGGGGCGCCGTCCGCCGTGGACGCGGTGTCCGGCGCCGAGCTGCCCGGGAAGGCCCCGTACGTCTGGATCGCGGGCGAGTCCGGCTCGGTGAAGGCGCTGCGCCGCCACTTCGTACGGGAGCGGGGGCTCGACCGACGCCGGGTCACGTTCGTCGGCTACTGGCGCAAGGGCCTGTCCGAGGACGCCCTGCGCGAGGTGCCGGACGAGACGGCGCAGGACGAGGCGTAACTCCTGACGGGTCCCCCCGGGGACCCCTTCCGACCCCCAGGGACCCCTTCCGACCCCTGGGGACCCGTTGACGGGCCCCCAGGGACCCCTCCAGCCCCCACAGGGCCGGCGGCCCCCCAACCTCGACGGGTTGGGGGGCCGTTGTGCGTCTTAGTTAGGTTAGGCTAACCTAACTGAGACCGACCGAGTCCGCTCCCGGAAGGGCCCCCACATGCGCTCCCACCTGCTCAACGACACGACGGCGGAGTCATACCGACGCTCCGTCACCGAAGGAGTCGAGCGGGTGGCGAGGAAACTCGCCACGGCACACGGACCGTTCACCGGCATCACCCCCGCCCAGCTCGCCCCCGTCGTCGACGCCGTCGACCTCGACCGTCCGCTCGGCGACGCCTCCGCCGCCCTCGACGAGCTGGAGAGCGTCTACCTCCGCGACGCCGTCTACTTCCACCACCCCCGCTACCTCGGGCACCTCAACTGCCCGGTGGTCATCCCCGCCGTCCTCGGCGAGGCCGTCCTCTCCGCCGTCAACTCCTCCCTCGACACCTGGGACCAGAGCGCCGGCGGCACCCTCATCGAGCGGAAACTGATCGACTGGACCACCGGCCGCATCGGCCTCGGCCCGCTCGCCGACGGCGTCTTCACCAGCGGCGGCACCCAGTCCAACCTCCAGGCCCTGCTCCTCGCCCGCGAGGAAGCCGGCAGCACCGACCTGTCGAAGCTGCGGATCTTCTCCTCCGAGTGCAGCCACTTCAGCGTCCAGAAGTCCGCCCAGCTGCTCGGCCTGGGCCGCGACGCGGTCGTCGCCGTCCCGGTCGACCGGAACAAGCGGATGCAGTCCGTCGTCCTCGCCGCCGAGCTGGAGGCCTGCCGCGCCGAGGGCCTCATCCCGATGGCGATCGTCGCCACCGCCGGCACCACCGACTTCGGCTCCATCGACCCGCTGCCCGAGATCGCGGCCCTCGCCGCCGAGTACGGCGCCTGGATGCACGTCGACGCCGCCTACGGCTGCGGGCTGCTCGCCTCCCGG
This is a stretch of genomic DNA from Streptomyces sp. R44. It encodes these proteins:
- a CDS encoding glycoside hydrolase domain-containing protein; its protein translation is MADAMVERAQRFINSTYNNGAMLGISKLEEDGKTGWTVMYALTRALQYEMGLTSLSNAFGPTTLSTLQSKYPSLNASTMPSANFCRIIQSALYCKGYDGGEIDGIYNSRVQSAVAQLKLHMGVDGAYPGTSLEPKVVKGLLNMDAYVSTAGANEQIRTVQRWLNARYVNRRDFYIIPCDGHHSRDVAKSMLFAIQYELGMADGVANGNFGPGTQSGLKSHTVGQGNSSTWAYLFTAAMVLNKRNVIFGEFTGGVQSEVESFQAFSMLPVTGVGDYATWSSLLVSYGDQTRKGSACDCVTKITPERAQTLVNAGYAYVGRYLYNPSKTSLPEKQIQPGELETIRGAGLRCFPIYQTFSDSASYFKYGQGCVDASNAVEWAKAHGFKPGTIIYFAVDYDAMDGEVTDFILPHFRGISRTVAENSGYRVGVYGPRNICQRVTDAGYAETAFVSDMSAGFSGNLGYPLPTKWAFDQISTITVGSGTGAINIDNDMASGRDQGQNDFYPPAGIVSGLDRDFDKTKYRASMLADVQSYLTSIGVPETGGEGWVDDDWVTYGVNTTTEAFDAVLSYDWLFTNLARTLKIRKALIQAPVLWELRKLNAGDVVADEAVKAGLDDDCSTGWGQIFAWVTIDARNYCIQQGYLNTPPLTTADKKAVWDQLNQDVEYNIRSVAYLTMYNSYQLSIPSPSLTTSLADTQALLARYNGTGPDAQKYGQELVGLYQVLENYNALCRV
- a CDS encoding siderophore-interacting protein produces the protein MTHAETAPFQFFSLQVDRTRRLGPSLVRITFTGDDLKNFAAGGRDQSLSLFLPHPGQKAPVLPPLDNPDMYAILGAWRAMPDDERAVMRSYTVREQRTTPVNEVDIDFALHAETSAAGTAGVGPACRWASRAEPGDRVVVLGPAVAENTGVRFQLPEDADSVLIWADETALPATSAILEWLPAETRAQVFLEVPFSGDRTELATEADATVTWLVREEGAPSAVDAVSGAELPGKAPYVWIAGESGSVKALRRHFVRERGLDRRRVTFVGYWRKGLSEDALREVPDETAQDEA
- a CDS encoding aspartate aminotransferase family protein, with translation MRSHLLNDTTAESYRRSVTEGVERVARKLATAHGPFTGITPAQLAPVVDAVDLDRPLGDASAALDELESVYLRDAVYFHHPRYLGHLNCPVVIPAVLGEAVLSAVNSSLDTWDQSAGGTLIERKLIDWTTGRIGLGPLADGVFTSGGTQSNLQALLLAREEAGSTDLSKLRIFSSECSHFSVQKSAQLLGLGRDAVVAVPVDRNKRMQSVVLAAELEACRAEGLIPMAIVATAGTTDFGSIDPLPEIAALAAEYGAWMHVDAAYGCGLLASRTRRHLLDGIEHADSVTVDYHKSFFQPVSSSAVLVRDGATLRHATYHADYLNPRLPQAQIPNQVDKSLQTTRRFDALKLWMTLRVMGADGVGELFDEVCDLAREGHALLAADPRYDVVVEPQLSTLVYRYVPGADASPEDVDRANLHARKALFASGEAVVAGTKVDGRQYLKFTLLNPETTAADIAAVLDLIAGHAEQYLGENLVHA